A genomic window from Methanovulcanius yangii includes:
- a CDS encoding DUF2098 family protein: MESEMIVPGVRARYPATGTSGTVVRLEEIEGRAFAEIDSTGLLYRTDRLVLVEGSERPKGKHERSAESLDDYRHLKEIESSDDLRERYDDVTGVGAG, from the coding sequence ATGGAAAGTGAGATGATCGTTCCCGGTGTCCGGGCCCGGTATCCTGCCACCGGCACTTCCGGAACCGTGGTCCGCCTGGAGGAGATAGAGGGAAGGGCCTTCGCAGAGATTGATTCGACCGGTCTCCTGTACAGGACGGACAGGCTGGTTCTTGTGGAAGGGTCGGAGAGGCCAAAGGGGAAGCATGAACGAAGTGCAGAATCTCTCGATGATTACCGGCATCTGAAAGAGATCGAATCGTCAGACGACCTCCGCGAACGGTACGATGATGTCACCGGCGTCGGGGCCGGATAA
- the nikR gene encoding nickel-responsive transcriptional regulator NikR, with amino-acid sequence MSNDSDLSRIGISLPKNLLDKFDEILDLRGYSSRSEGIRDAIRNYITYYKWMSDVSGERQGVITMVYDHEQRGLLQILTEIQHDYLSVIQCSLHSHVNHDKCVEVILLRGEADKMKSIAERLMAQKGVESVKLTTIPIED; translated from the coding sequence ATGTCAAATGATTCAGACCTTTCCCGAATCGGGATCTCCCTGCCCAAAAACCTTCTCGATAAATTCGACGAAATTCTGGATCTTCGGGGATATTCATCGCGATCAGAGGGTATCCGTGATGCAATTCGGAATTATATCACGTATTACAAGTGGATGTCGGACGTGAGCGGGGAACGCCAGGGGGTCATCACCATGGTCTACGACCATGAACAGCGGGGGCTTCTCCAGATACTCACCGAAATTCAGCATGATTACCTCTCGGTCATCCAGTGTTCACTTCATTCCCATGTCAACCACGACAAGTGTGTTGAGGTCATCCTCCTTCGCGGCGAGGCAGACAAGATGAAAAGTATTGCAGAACGTCTGATGGCACAGAAAGGGGTCGAATCGGTCAAGCTGACGACGATCCCGATTGAAGACTAA
- a CDS encoding translation initiation factor IF-2 subunit gamma — MSDPLIPSVNIGVVGHVDHGKTTLVSGLTGSWTDRHSEEIKRGISIRLGYADAVVYRCPECAGADSFTSSKTCPVCGGDAEPVRTVSFVDAPGHETLMATMLSGSALMDGAMLVIAANERCPQPQTKEHLMALELVGIENIVIVQNKIDVVSQADALENYRQIKKFVKGTIAENAPVIPVSAQKGINIGALLQALNEYIPEPKRDPEENPLMLIARSFDINKPGCSWREVKGGVIGGSLTRGVFNEGDDIEIRPGRKVQIENQTIWEPIETKITTINAGRRKVQTATPGGLLGVGTKLDPALTKSDALAGQVAGHVGALPPVWDRLSFQVSLMDRVVGSDDEFTIEPLRHKEPLMLSVGTAVTVGIVVNTKKDVVDVVLKRPVCVETGSRIAISRQVGGRWRLIGMGTLV; from the coding sequence TTGAGTGATCCATTAATTCCCAGTGTCAATATCGGTGTCGTCGGCCATGTTGACCATGGCAAAACGACACTGGTTTCCGGCTTGACCGGTTCATGGACAGACCGGCATAGCGAGGAAATCAAACGAGGTATATCGATACGTCTCGGGTACGCAGACGCGGTCGTCTACCGGTGCCCGGAGTGCGCCGGTGCTGATTCCTTTACCAGCAGCAAGACGTGCCCGGTATGCGGAGGGGACGCCGAGCCTGTCCGGACCGTATCCTTTGTCGATGCCCCCGGGCACGAGACACTGATGGCGACGATGCTTTCGGGATCGGCGCTGATGGACGGGGCGATGCTCGTTATCGCGGCGAATGAACGATGTCCGCAGCCCCAGACCAAGGAACATTTGATGGCACTTGAACTTGTGGGCATTGAAAATATCGTCATCGTTCAGAACAAGATCGATGTCGTCTCACAGGCGGATGCGCTCGAAAACTACCGGCAGATCAAGAAGTTCGTCAAGGGAACGATCGCCGAAAACGCTCCGGTCATTCCGGTTTCCGCACAGAAAGGGATCAATATCGGCGCCCTTCTTCAGGCGCTCAATGAGTATATTCCCGAACCGAAGCGTGATCCGGAAGAGAATCCCCTCATGCTCATTGCCCGCTCCTTTGACATCAACAAACCCGGCTGCAGCTGGAGGGAGGTCAAAGGAGGGGTAATCGGCGGATCACTCACCAGAGGGGTCTTCAACGAGGGCGATGACATCGAAATTCGGCCCGGACGAAAGGTGCAGATTGAGAACCAGACGATATGGGAGCCAATCGAAACAAAGATCACCACAATCAATGCCGGTCGTCGTAAGGTCCAGACCGCGACCCCCGGCGGCCTTCTCGGTGTGGGCACGAAGCTCGACCCGGCGCTTACCAAGAGTGATGCGCTTGCGGGTCAGGTTGCGGGCCACGTTGGCGCCCTTCCCCCGGTATGGGACCGTCTCTCCTTCCAGGTCAGTCTGATGGACCGGGTTGTCGGGTCGGATGACGAGTTCACCATTGAACCGCTGCGCCACAAGGAACCGCTGATGCTTTCCGTCGGTACTGCCGTGACGGTAGGCATCGTCGTGAACACGAAGAAGGATGTCGTCGATGTGGTGCTCAAGCGTCCCGTCTGTGTCGAAACCGGCTCAAGGATCGCCATATCCCGGCAGGTCGGCGGCAGATGGCGCCTTATCGGAATGGGGACGTTAGTATAA
- a CDS encoding type II toxin-antitoxin system VapC family toxin — MKVLLDANALMIPVQFGIDIFSEIEALVGAYEPVTLVDVTRELAGIASGKGRDAAAARVGIRLADRCRVEKSPYDDIPVDERIIRYAVENGCMVATNDRQLRSALLKRNIDVVYLREKKKLEIIRG; from the coding sequence GTGAAGGTCCTCCTTGACGCCAATGCACTGATGATCCCGGTTCAGTTCGGGATTGACATCTTTTCGGAGATCGAGGCGCTCGTTGGTGCGTATGAGCCGGTGACCCTTGTGGATGTCACCAGGGAGCTTGCGGGCATTGCCTCCGGAAAGGGGCGTGATGCAGCGGCCGCACGGGTCGGCATCCGGCTTGCCGACAGGTGCCGGGTGGAAAAGAGCCCGTACGACGACATACCCGTCGACGAGCGCATCATCCGCTATGCGGTTGAGAACGGATGCATGGTTGCAACGAACGACCGCCAGCTCAGAAGCGCACTCCTCAAACGAAATATTGATGTGGTATATCTGCGTGAAAAAAAGAAATTAGAGATCATTCGGGGCTAA